A single genomic interval of uncultured Sphaerochaeta sp. harbors:
- a CDS encoding sugar phosphate isomerase/epimerase family protein, with the protein MARMVTIFTGQWADLPFEKMCETVSEMGYDGVEIACWGDHMNVEKAAKDPSYVADKKAILKKYNLGCYALGNHLAGQCVGDAFGDPRLAGFAPKSLKGDDKAIRQWGIDQMKYTAQAAKNMGCSVVTGFMGSPIWKYFYSFPANSEQLIEDGYQEIYDLWTPILDEFDKQGVKFALEVHPSEIAYDYYSTQRLLEKFKKREALGINFDPSHLQWQGLDPALFFRDFASHIYHVHIKDSLVKLDGRSGILGSHLAFGDLRRGWNFVSPGHGDVDFDMIIREANAAGYHGPLSVEWEDNGMDRLFGASEALELVRRVDFEPSNVDFDGAMEN; encoded by the coding sequence ATGGCTAGAATGGTGACAATTTTTACCGGACAGTGGGCAGATCTTCCCTTTGAGAAGATGTGTGAGACCGTAAGTGAAATGGGGTATGACGGGGTTGAGATTGCCTGTTGGGGTGATCACATGAATGTTGAGAAGGCTGCAAAGGATCCTTCCTATGTAGCTGACAAGAAAGCAATCCTGAAGAAGTACAACCTTGGTTGCTATGCCCTGGGAAACCACCTTGCCGGGCAGTGCGTCGGAGATGCCTTTGGTGACCCCCGTCTCGCCGGTTTTGCCCCCAAGAGCCTCAAGGGTGATGACAAGGCAATCCGCCAGTGGGGAATCGACCAGATGAAGTACACCGCCCAGGCAGCAAAGAACATGGGTTGCTCGGTGGTTACCGGTTTTATGGGGAGCCCGATCTGGAAGTATTTCTACTCATTCCCTGCCAACAGTGAACAGTTGATCGAGGATGGCTACCAGGAGATCTACGACCTCTGGACTCCGATCCTTGATGAGTTTGACAAGCAGGGCGTGAAGTTTGCCCTTGAGGTACACCCCTCTGAGATCGCGTATGACTATTACAGCACCCAGCGTCTCCTGGAGAAGTTCAAGAAGAGAGAGGCTCTGGGCATCAATTTCGATCCAAGTCACCTGCAGTGGCAGGGGCTCGATCCCGCACTTTTCTTCCGTGATTTCGCTTCCCATATCTATCATGTGCATATCAAGGACAGCTTGGTGAAGCTGGACGGCAGGAGCGGTATTCTTGGATCCCACCTGGCCTTCGGTGATTTGAGAAGAGGGTGGAATTTCGTCTCCCCTGGTCATGGGGATGTCGATTTTGACATGATCATCCGTGAGGCAAATGCCGCAGGATACCACGGGCCCTTGTCCGTTGAATGGGAAGACAATGGCATGGATAGGTTGTTTGGTGCGAGTGAAGCACTTGAACTGGTGAGAAGAGTAGATTTCGAACCCTCGAATGTTGATTT
- a CDS encoding Gfo/Idh/MocA family oxidoreductase has protein sequence MKIKKVCARLDSLVEGRTLDDNASVMVEYEGGGKGLYWSSQIAFGYDNALRIRIFGEKGSLEWLQEAPDYFFFTPCDGPKQRWSRGREAFDPVAQQYSRVPAGHPEGLYEAFANIYKPFILALGKQLRGEKLDKTDLDFPGVEEGLDGVKFINRCLESSKQGSVWVDL, from the coding sequence ATGAAGATCAAGAAGGTCTGTGCACGCCTTGACAGCTTGGTTGAGGGCAGGACGTTGGATGATAATGCCTCGGTGATGGTTGAGTATGAGGGGGGAGGCAAGGGCCTGTACTGGTCAAGCCAGATTGCCTTTGGGTATGACAACGCCCTTCGTATCCGCATCTTCGGTGAGAAAGGGAGCTTAGAGTGGCTGCAGGAGGCCCCTGATTACTTCTTCTTTACCCCGTGTGATGGCCCCAAGCAAAGGTGGAGCCGCGGGCGTGAGGCATTCGACCCGGTAGCCCAGCAATACTCCCGTGTGCCGGCAGGACACCCCGAGGGTCTCTACGAGGCATTTGCCAATATCTACAAACCCTTCATCCTGGCGCTTGGAAAGCAACTTCGTGGAGAGAAACTGGATAAGACAGATCTGGATTTTCCCGGAGTTGAGGAGGGCCTCGATGGTGTGAAATTCATTAATCGGTGTCTGGAGAGCAGCAAGCAAGGCTCTGTTTGGGTCGACCTATAA